A genomic stretch from Desulfolutivibrio sulfodismutans DSM 3696 includes:
- a CDS encoding glycosyltransferase family 4 protein has product MFIFREIKNLQGLGLPISVYSLYGPAKNGLSTEMRAAAADVTRLGAASLFRVFRDVWAWSRRRPDVSRRLWATIPWRKWSCIEVAAENFWSFLAGFRLATLFEQDGITHVHAAWANGPATAAWVAATLLDLPFSFSGRAGDIHPQDGALAEKIQAADFVHTNNQANVDYLAGFADAQDAQKIHMVYNSLTLASRAKARVRMEPPYRLLAVGRFCRTKGFDVLLQACRLLDREGFPFQLTLVGAGFQGAYLRFLRHQLGLRARVFLPGFVSHDRITELYSSSDIFVMPSVIHKTGDRDGIPNVIMEALSHCLPVVATNISGIPEVIEDGVTGRLAPQRDPAALAEAIKAMAVDRKSALAMAAAGRKRVLAMFDPDKNSRALFELYRDDAVPLAADASGEGKA; this is encoded by the coding sequence ATGTTCATCTTCCGGGAGATCAAGAATCTCCAGGGCCTGGGCCTGCCCATTTCCGTCTATTCCCTCTACGGCCCGGCCAAAAACGGCCTGTCCACGGAAATGCGCGCGGCCGCAGCCGACGTAACCCGGCTGGGGGCGGCCTCCCTGTTTCGCGTGTTCCGCGACGTGTGGGCCTGGAGCAGACGCCGCCCCGACGTATCCAGGCGGCTGTGGGCCACCATCCCCTGGCGGAAATGGAGCTGTATCGAGGTGGCCGCGGAAAACTTCTGGTCCTTTTTGGCCGGATTCCGGCTGGCCACGCTTTTTGAGCAAGACGGCATCACCCACGTCCACGCCGCCTGGGCCAACGGCCCGGCCACGGCCGCCTGGGTGGCCGCGACCCTGCTCGATCTGCCCTTTTCCTTCTCGGGCCGGGCCGGAGACATCCATCCCCAGGACGGCGCCCTGGCGGAAAAGATTCAGGCCGCAGACTTCGTGCATACCAACAACCAGGCCAATGTCGACTACCTGGCCGGATTCGCGGACGCCCAGGACGCCCAAAAAATCCACATGGTCTACAACAGCCTGACCCTGGCCAGCCGCGCCAAGGCCCGGGTACGCATGGAGCCGCCCTACCGGCTCTTGGCCGTGGGCCGTTTCTGCCGAACCAAGGGGTTTGACGTGCTTCTGCAGGCCTGCCGCCTGCTGGACCGCGAGGGCTTCCCCTTTCAACTCACCCTGGTGGGCGCGGGATTTCAAGGAGCCTATCTCCGCTTCCTGCGCCATCAACTGGGCCTTCGGGCCCGCGTCTTCCTGCCCGGGTTCGTCTCCCATGACCGCATCACGGAACTCTACTCCTCAAGCGACATCTTCGTCATGCCCAGCGTCATCCACAAAACCGGCGACCGCGACGGCATCCCCAATGTCATCATGGAGGCCCTGTCCCATTGTCTGCCCGTGGTGGCCACCAACATCAGCGGCATCCCGGAGGTCATCGAGGACGGCGTGACCGGCCGCCTGGCCCCCCAACGCGATCCCGCCGCCCTGGCCGAGGCCATCAAGGCCATGGCCGTCGACCGGAAATCGGCCCTGGCCATGGCCGCCGCCGGACGCAAGCGGGTGCTGGCCATGTTCGATCCGGACAAAAACAGCCGGGCGCTTTTCGAGCTGTACCGCGACGACGCGGTCCCCCTGGCGGCCGACGCCTCCGGCGAGGGGAAGGCCTAG
- a CDS encoding flavodoxin family protein, which translates to MHVLAIMGSPRTGRATEQLLDQALAGVCEAAPQAQVKKIRLGESHIGPCRNCLACRDNLEAVPYAPCVQHDDMTPLLDDLARCDALIFATPVHMGHATSLAMAFLERICWTFAKPTGRVLAVRGCPVPRTAKQRTAAVIVVSGVVPPLLRRFCDEATPLVRRTLKDSLNCRTVGSLYAGAVERRGADMYAAAARRLGKAVVS; encoded by the coding sequence ATGCATGTCCTGGCGATCATGGGCAGTCCCCGCACGGGCCGGGCCACGGAGCAACTGCTGGACCAGGCCCTTGCGGGCGTGTGCGAGGCGGCCCCCCAGGCGCAGGTGAAAAAAATCCGCCTGGGAGAGTCGCACATCGGGCCGTGCCGCAATTGCCTGGCCTGCCGGGACAACCTGGAGGCCGTGCCGTATGCCCCCTGCGTCCAGCACGACGACATGACGCCCCTTTTGGACGACCTGGCCCGCTGCGACGCCCTGATTTTCGCCACGCCGGTCCACATGGGGCACGCCACGTCCCTGGCCATGGCCTTTCTGGAGCGCATCTGCTGGACCTTCGCCAAACCCACGGGCCGGGTGCTGGCCGTGCGCGGCTGCCCCGTGCCACGCACCGCCAAACAACGCACGGCGGCGGTCATCGTCGTCTCGGGAGTTGTGCCGCCGCTTCTGCGCCGCTTTTGCGACGAGGCCACTCCCCTTGTGCGCCGGACCCTGAAGGACAGCCTCAACTGCCGCACCGTGGGCAGCCTGTACGCCGGGGCCGTGGAACGCCGGGGGGCGGACATGTATGCCGCTGCGGCCCGACGACTGGGAAAGGCCGTGGTTTCATGA
- a CDS encoding acyl-CoA dehydratase activase gives MFAGIDVGSRSIELVVVSDGEIIHAERTATTFDPVAQCRRLFAAAPDCPVAATGYGRELVAKHGFDREVTTITEIKAHALGAAHRFPEARGVLDIGGQDTKAIALGPGGRVAKFEMNDRCAAGTGKFLEFLANVFQIPVEDFGAYALSGNPGVEVSSMCTVFAETEATSLMAKGRAPRDIALGLHASVVRRTANMLRRVGVTGGDAPVVFSGGVAHNPCIVHLLGQALGQPLLVADDPDMTGALGAALWGARQE, from the coding sequence ATGTTTGCAGGCATCGACGTCGGCTCCCGGTCCATCGAACTCGTGGTTGTCTCGGACGGCGAAATCATCCACGCCGAGCGCACGGCCACCACCTTCGATCCCGTGGCCCAGTGCCGCAGGCTTTTTGCAGCCGCTCCCGACTGCCCCGTGGCGGCCACGGGCTATGGCCGGGAACTGGTGGCCAAACACGGCTTCGACCGCGAGGTGACCACCATCACCGAGATCAAGGCCCATGCCCTGGGCGCGGCCCACCGCTTCCCCGAGGCGCGCGGCGTCCTGGACATCGGCGGCCAGGACACCAAGGCCATCGCGCTTGGGCCCGGCGGCCGGGTGGCCAAGTTTGAAATGAATGACCGCTGCGCCGCCGGAACAGGCAAGTTCCTGGAATTTCTGGCCAACGTCTTCCAGATCCCCGTCGAGGACTTCGGGGCCTACGCCCTTTCGGGTAACCCCGGGGTGGAGGTCAGCAGCATGTGTACGGTCTTCGCCGAAACCGAGGCCACCTCGCTCATGGCCAAAGGGCGCGCCCCCCGGGACATCGCGCTGGGGCTGCACGCCTCGGTGGTGCGACGTACGGCCAACATGCTGCGCCGGGTGGGCGTGACGGGCGGCGACGCGCCCGTGGTCTTCTCCGGCGGCGTGGCCCACAACCCGTGCATCGTGCACCTGCTCGGCCAGGCCCTGGGACAACCCCTGCTCGTGGCCGACGATCCGGACATGACCGGCGCGCTGGGCGCGGCCCTGTGGGGCGCCCGGCAGGAATAA
- a CDS encoding acyltransferase family protein, with amino-acid sequence MTATSRLYFWDTARAVLILLVVALHAAAAYCTVIPWWHVRNAATGPAFDLLLSMLDGFLMPTLFFIAGCFAPGSLARSGPRGFFRAKVWRFTPTLLLYMLTLLPLMTYVGYVSRTPEPMGFFTYLMAWLASGADLGVHLYSTVADGLAARDMLSPHHLWFLVVLVGLFGGLALWRTIFPDTHGATAATAATENTPRPVRLPVLLAAGLGMAAACTLVALGVPDGGWIRATALVMVQPTRLPLYVGFFALGAYTAARGGLSSPWPGAWWLWLPVAGVSLGVMFAAYPAVLGPGRGPLPLVCAYYLGRTFLCLGVVGLLAALSRPGATQTPAPGRLSRTLAASSYHVYLLHMPVVVILQYALLDAALSMYAKFGAVWLGSVAVCVLASRAWRGVTGRAEGWRTSRRRRAIPGDAA; translated from the coding sequence ATGACCGCCACATCCCGCCTGTATTTCTGGGACACGGCCCGGGCGGTATTGATCCTTTTGGTGGTGGCCCTGCACGCGGCCGCCGCCTACTGCACGGTGATCCCCTGGTGGCATGTGCGCAACGCCGCCACCGGCCCGGCCTTCGACCTGCTGCTGTCCATGCTGGACGGCTTTCTCATGCCCACGCTGTTTTTCATCGCCGGGTGTTTCGCCCCGGGGTCGCTGGCCCGCTCAGGTCCGAGAGGCTTTTTCCGGGCCAAGGTGTGGCGTTTCACGCCCACGCTTCTGCTCTATATGCTTACGCTTTTGCCGCTGATGACCTACGTGGGCTACGTCTCGCGCACGCCAGAACCCATGGGATTTTTCACCTACCTCATGGCCTGGCTGGCCTCGGGAGCGGACCTGGGGGTGCATCTGTACAGCACGGTCGCAGACGGCCTGGCCGCCCGGGATATGCTCTCGCCGCACCATCTGTGGTTTCTGGTGGTCTTGGTGGGACTTTTCGGCGGACTGGCCCTATGGCGGACGATTTTTCCGGATACACATGGGGCCACGGCCGCCACGGCCGCCACGGAAAACACGCCGCGCCCCGTGCGCCTGCCCGTGCTTCTGGCGGCAGGACTCGGCATGGCGGCGGCCTGCACCCTGGTGGCCCTCGGCGTGCCGGACGGCGGCTGGATCAGGGCCACGGCCCTGGTGATGGTGCAGCCCACCCGGCTGCCGCTGTATGTGGGATTTTTCGCTCTGGGGGCGTACACGGCCGCCCGGGGCGGGCTGTCTTCCCCGTGGCCCGGGGCGTGGTGGCTGTGGCTTCCGGTCGCCGGCGTGTCTCTGGGGGTGATGTTTGCCGCCTACCCCGCCGTTCTCGGGCCCGGGCGCGGGCCCCTGCCCCTGGTGTGCGCCTACTACCTGGGCCGGACGTTTTTATGCCTTGGCGTGGTGGGGCTTCTGGCGGCCCTGTCCAGGCCCGGGGCGACGCAGACGCCCGCCCCTGGGCGGCTCTCCCGGACCCTGGCCGCCTCGTCCTACCACGTCTATTTGCTGCACATGCCCGTGGTGGTCATCCTGCAATACGCCCTTTTGGACGCGGCCCTGTCCATGTACGCCAAATTCGGGGCGGTATGGCTGGGATCGGTGGCCGTGTGCGTGCTGGCCAGCCGCGCATGGCGGGGCGTGACGGGACGCGCCGAAGGGTGGAGGACGTCACGGCGGCGACGCGCCATCCCCGGAGACGCCGCATAA
- a CDS encoding thioredoxin family protein, with amino-acid sequence MPLRHATPRHPWRMALLAFLALFFAVSCDRGEAPQSASIFQKELDALPAEAVDTGPSALRDTLEVPVPGMVTMVDLGADSCMPCRMMAPVLDKVARDYRDRAAVVFLDLGKHPEQSARFGVRAIPTQIFYDKTGKEIGRHEGYMDRAAIAEVLDRLLAQ; translated from the coding sequence ATGCCCCTTCGACATGCCACGCCGCGCCACCCGTGGCGTATGGCCCTGTTAGCCTTCTTGGCGCTCTTTTTCGCCGTGTCCTGCGACAGGGGCGAGGCGCCGCAAAGCGCCTCCATTTTTCAAAAGGAGCTGGACGCCCTGCCCGCCGAGGCCGTGGATACGGGGCCGTCCGCCCTGCGCGACACCCTGGAGGTTCCTGTGCCGGGCATGGTGACCATGGTGGACCTGGGGGCGGATTCCTGCATGCCCTGCCGGATGATGGCCCCGGTTTTGGACAAGGTGGCCCGGGACTACCGGGACAGGGCGGCGGTGGTGTTTCTCGACCTGGGGAAGCATCCGGAACAGTCGGCGCGCTTTGGGGTCCGGGCCATTCCCACCCAGATTTTTTATGACAAGACCGGCAAGGAGATCGGCCGCCACGAGGGCTACATGGACCGGGCGGCCATCGCCGAGGTGCTGGACAGGCTTCTGGCCCAGTGA
- a CDS encoding TraR/DksA family transcriptional regulator, protein MTAADRRTLFRTFTEEIASVEAALARWAEFQEEASDGPTFTNWRQDMKERLADLRAALNRMDDAQFGVCRECGEDISPRRLLAVPGTSLCVACKSEQEHALAIP, encoded by the coding sequence ATGACCGCTGCCGACCGCAGAACCCTGTTTCGCACCTTTACCGAGGAAATCGCCTCCGTCGAGGCCGCCCTGGCCCGCTGGGCCGAATTTCAGGAGGAGGCCTCCGACGGCCCCACCTTCACCAACTGGCGGCAGGACATGAAGGAACGCTTGGCCGACCTCCGGGCCGCCTTAAACCGCATGGACGATGCGCAGTTCGGCGTCTGCCGGGAATGCGGCGAGGACATCTCCCCCCGGCGGCTTCTGGCCGTGCCCGGAACCTCGCTGTGCGTGGCCTGCAAGTCGGAGCAGGAACATGCCCTGGCCATCCCCTGA
- a CDS encoding DMT family transporter: MPRLMLYPLVALFSAVWSSAFIAGKIGTALLDPYSLLAWRFGLTALALSPLVLARGRAGQTGDIRAGLVLGILYNALYLGLTFTALVSVSATLVILIVSCAPFATALFAAAAGQERLDAGKLLGVAAGFGGVAVIALGQPMTRVTALGVGFAILGMLAFSLGTVLYRGRAVAGDAVRINFWQSVAGCAAMIPLCLAFGRPGTTATPELAAAVAYLALVVGVGGMGLWFLLIRVSGAATASAYHLLNPIFGLLFSHFLLGAAITARDVAGVGLICLGLAVAARRAAQPARQ; this comes from the coding sequence ATGCCGCGTCTGATGCTGTATCCCCTGGTGGCGCTTTTTAGCGCCGTGTGGAGCTCGGCCTTTATCGCCGGAAAGATCGGCACGGCCCTTCTCGATCCGTATTCGCTCCTGGCCTGGCGATTCGGCCTCACGGCCCTGGCCCTTTCGCCCCTGGTCCTGGCCCGGGGGCGGGCGGGACAAACCGGGGACATCCGGGCCGGGCTTGTGCTGGGGATTTTATATAACGCCCTGTACCTGGGTCTGACGTTTACGGCCCTGGTCTCGGTCTCGGCCACGCTGGTCATCCTCATCGTGAGCTGCGCCCCTTTCGCCACGGCCCTTTTCGCCGCCGCCGCAGGGCAGGAGCGCCTTGATGCAGGCAAACTGCTGGGCGTCGCGGCGGGGTTCGGCGGGGTGGCGGTCATCGCCCTGGGCCAGCCCATGACCAGGGTCACGGCCCTGGGGGTGGGGTTTGCAATCCTGGGCATGCTGGCCTTCAGCCTGGGGACGGTGCTGTATCGCGGCCGGGCCGTGGCCGGGGACGCCGTGCGCATCAATTTCTGGCAGTCGGTGGCGGGATGTGCGGCCATGATCCCGTTGTGCCTGGCCTTCGGTCGGCCGGGGACGACCGCGACCCCGGAACTGGCCGCCGCCGTGGCCTATCTGGCCCTGGTGGTGGGCGTGGGCGGCATGGGACTGTGGTTTCTCTTGATCCGGGTCAGCGGGGCGGCCACGGCCTCGGCCTATCATCTGCTCAATCCCATTTTCGGGCTGCTTTTTTCCCATTTCCTTCTGGGAGCGGCCATCACCGCCAGGGATGTGGCCGGGGTGGGGCTGATCTGCCTGGGGCTGGCCGTGGCGGCCCGCCGGGCGGCGCAACCCGCACGGCAGTGA
- a CDS encoding TetR/AcrR family transcriptional regulator, which produces MTPKDGSDTREKLLLAAVAVFAEKGYKAATVREICRRAKGANNNAVSYYFGDKAKLYALIIDIMFAEIERRMAAMIPPQPGDAAPPACPAPDYPDERLVLIPDGDRRDTASHPVLDHIPPAARLRAFLHAYCATLYDGGEVGDQFLRIFSREMLSPSFDLAAMNEKYVRPQTAWGMALMRDLMGPDVPEDVLRDALSCVVGQAAYYSFVWPVFKLAHPGHPGMGVHWPVLAERIFEFSMAGIAALREKYADSGKGDPQ; this is translated from the coding sequence ATGACCCCGAAGGACGGATCGGACACCCGGGAAAAACTGCTTCTGGCCGCCGTGGCCGTGTTTGCCGAGAAAGGCTACAAGGCCGCCACCGTGCGCGAGATCTGCCGCCGGGCCAAGGGCGCCAACAACAACGCCGTCAGCTACTACTTCGGCGACAAGGCCAAACTCTACGCCCTGATCATCGACATCATGTTCGCTGAGATCGAGCGCCGCATGGCGGCCATGATCCCGCCCCAGCCGGGCGACGCCGCCCCGCCCGCCTGCCCCGCGCCAGACTATCCCGACGAACGCTTGGTTCTGATTCCGGACGGCGACCGCCGCGATACGGCCAGCCATCCCGTCCTAGACCACATCCCCCCGGCCGCGCGCCTGCGGGCCTTTCTCCACGCCTACTGCGCCACCCTCTACGACGGCGGCGAGGTGGGCGACCAGTTCCTGCGCATCTTCTCCCGGGAGATGCTCTCCCCGTCCTTTGATCTCGCGGCCATGAACGAGAAATACGTCCGCCCCCAGACCGCCTGGGGCATGGCGCTTATGCGCGACCTCATGGGGCCGGATGTTCCTGAGGATGTGCTGCGCGACGCCCTGTCCTGCGTCGTGGGGCAGGCCGCCTATTACAGTTTCGTCTGGCCGGTCTTCAAACTGGCCCACCCCGGCCACCCGGGCATGGGCGTGCACTGGCCGGTCCTGGCCGAACGCATCTTCGAGTTCTCCATGGCCGGAATCGCCGCCTTGCGGGAAAAATACGCCGATTCGGGCAAGGGGGACCCCCAATGA
- the asnB gene encoding asparagine synthase (glutamine-hydrolyzing), producing the protein MCGIAGFVHLDPSAMPPAETRLSWLTAMTRALRHRGPDGDGHILEGPAALGHRRLSIIDLSTGGQPMADASDLAVVSFNGEIYNFREIRRDLTTKGYIFRTNSDTEVIVNAWLDKGPDCLDLFEGMFAFALWDKRSRTLFAARDRFGKKPFVYTLQKGVFAFASEITALRTLPFMEFSVATQALARFLSYEYVPTPQSIYKQVHKLRPGHYLLLRDGNITTAPYWDMPPPDPDTGQNEDELCERLRLLLAQAVKRRLVSDVPLGVFLSGGIDSSTVAAFMAGMSSRVKTFSIGFTEKSYDESAYARAVAKRFATDHHERILSAAECGGLLPGIVARFDEPMADPSIVPTYLLSKVTREKVTVALGGDGPDELFAGYEYFVGFNLAERYLRLPRMLRKGLIEPIARRLPQSSGYVNPRAVARTFLAGAAAPRNLRVQTWLSAFSPEAQLSLWRHPDREFLAPDSLYSPTTRLFDAFPADAPLAKVFYTFARQYMLDYILVKVDRCSMMHSLEVRAPFLDRDLAEFACRLPISMKLRGDKRKYLLKKAVADILPPEILSRPKRGFLIPAAMWLRGSLAPHMDELLGESHLKRQGLFDPKAVARLRAEHQDGTCDHRKELWTLLVLQLWLAEHNPGIA; encoded by the coding sequence ATGTGCGGCATCGCCGGTTTCGTCCACCTGGACCCGTCCGCCATGCCCCCGGCCGAGACCCGCCTGTCCTGGCTTACGGCCATGACCCGGGCCTTGCGCCATCGCGGCCCCGACGGCGACGGCCACATCCTGGAAGGCCCCGCCGCCCTGGGGCATCGCCGCCTGTCCATCATCGACCTGTCCACCGGCGGCCAGCCCATGGCCGACGCCAGCGATCTGGCCGTGGTCAGCTTCAACGGCGAAATCTACAATTTCCGGGAGATACGGCGCGACCTGACGACCAAGGGCTACATTTTCCGCACCAACTCCGACACCGAGGTCATCGTCAACGCCTGGCTCGACAAGGGCCCCGACTGTCTGGACCTGTTCGAGGGCATGTTCGCCTTCGCCCTGTGGGACAAGCGCTCCCGCACCCTGTTCGCCGCCCGGGACCGTTTCGGCAAAAAGCCCTTCGTCTACACCCTGCAAAAGGGGGTGTTCGCCTTCGCCTCGGAGATCACCGCGCTGCGGACCCTGCCGTTTATGGAGTTCTCCGTCGCCACCCAGGCCTTGGCCCGGTTCCTGTCCTATGAATACGTGCCCACCCCGCAAAGCATCTACAAACAGGTGCACAAACTGAGGCCCGGGCACTACCTGCTTTTGCGCGACGGCAACATCACCACCGCGCCTTATTGGGACATGCCCCCGCCCGATCCGGACACGGGGCAAAACGAAGACGAGCTGTGCGAACGCCTGCGCCTGCTTCTGGCCCAGGCCGTCAAACGGCGGCTGGTGAGCGACGTGCCCCTGGGGGTGTTTTTAAGCGGCGGCATCGATTCCTCCACCGTGGCCGCGTTCATGGCCGGCATGTCCTCCCGGGTCAAAACCTTCAGCATCGGGTTCACGGAAAAAAGCTACGACGAGTCCGCCTATGCCCGGGCCGTGGCCAAACGCTTCGCCACGGACCACCACGAACGCATCCTGAGCGCCGCCGAGTGCGGCGGGTTGCTCCCCGGGATCGTGGCCCGGTTCGACGAGCCCATGGCCGACCCGTCCATCGTGCCCACGTATCTGCTCTCCAAGGTCACCCGGGAAAAGGTCACCGTGGCCCTGGGCGGCGACGGGCCGGACGAGCTTTTCGCCGGTTACGAATATTTCGTGGGATTCAACCTGGCCGAACGCTATCTGCGCCTGCCCAGGATGCTGCGCAAGGGGCTTATCGAGCCCATCGCCCGGCGGCTGCCCCAGTCCTCGGGCTACGTCAATCCGCGCGCCGTGGCCCGGACGTTTCTGGCCGGGGCGGCGGCCCCGCGCAATCTGCGCGTGCAGACCTGGCTGTCGGCCTTCTCCCCCGAGGCCCAGTTGTCCCTGTGGCGGCATCCGGATCGGGAGTTTCTGGCCCCGGACAGCCTTTATTCGCCCACCACCCGGCTCTTCGACGCCTTCCCCGCCGATGCCCCCCTGGCCAAGGTGTTCTACACCTTCGCCCGGCAGTACATGCTCGACTACATTTTGGTGAAGGTGGACCGCTGTTCCATGATGCATTCCCTGGAGGTGCGCGCCCCGTTTCTGGACCGCGACCTGGCCGAATTCGCCTGCCGCCTGCCCATCTCCATGAAGCTGCGCGGGGACAAGCGCAAATACCTCCTGAAAAAAGCCGTGGCCGACATCCTGCCCCCGGAGATCCTCTCCCGGCCCAAGCGCGGCTTCCTCATCCCGGCGGCCATGTGGCTGCGCGGCAGCCTGGCGCCCCATATGGACGAGCTTTTGGGGGAATCCCACCTCAAACGGCAGGGCCTTTTCGATCCCAAGGCCGTGGCCAGGCTTCGCGCCGAACATCAGGACGGGACATGCGACCATCGCAAGGAGTTGTGGACGCTTTTGGTGCTGCAACTGTGGCTGGCCGAGCACAACCCGGGCATCGCCTAG
- a CDS encoding LysR family transcriptional regulator — protein sequence MAAPTPGLTGLTGLSGLTGDRRLTLEHLRTLVTLADLGGFQRAGEALGRTQSAVTQSLRKLEEILDCRLVERRHGRYLGLTDQGRRFFDAARDILARAREAADAVGRPELSGLFRLGVPDDFPVADIHGVIARLLERNPGLRIETTSALSAHIRELFADRALDLALYKRVEPDDGPAGDGRDVRSEPLCWAARRPMRLDRFAVVPLAGFPPGCAYRRAAVRALEAAGMPFHFAYTSASYENVRAAVSAGLGIAALPASALAPDHAVPAEGHGFPALPMVRLTLAIRPDSPTARGFADLAFPSQFSS from the coding sequence ATGGCCGCGCCCACACCCGGCCTCACCGGCCTCACCGGCCTCTCCGGGCTCACCGGGGATCGGCGGCTGACCCTGGAGCACCTGCGGACCCTGGTGACCCTGGCGGACCTCGGCGGGTTTCAGCGGGCGGGCGAGGCCCTGGGGCGCACCCAGTCGGCCGTGACCCAGAGCCTACGCAAGCTGGAGGAAATCCTCGATTGCCGCCTTGTGGAGCGCCGCCACGGCCGGTATTTGGGGCTGACCGACCAGGGACGGCGGTTTTTCGACGCCGCCCGGGACATCCTGGCCCGGGCCCGGGAGGCGGCGGACGCCGTGGGGCGGCCGGAGCTCTCGGGGCTTTTCCGCCTGGGCGTGCCCGACGATTTCCCCGTGGCCGACATCCACGGCGTCATCGCCCGGCTCCTGGAGCGCAACCCGGGGCTGCGCATCGAGACCACCTCGGCCCTGTCGGCCCACATCCGGGAGTTGTTCGCGGACAGGGCCCTGGACCTGGCCCTTTACAAGCGCGTGGAGCCGGACGACGGCCCGGCGGGAGACGGTCGCGATGTGCGATCCGAGCCTCTGTGCTGGGCGGCGCGCCGCCCCATGCGCCTGGACCGGTTCGCCGTCGTGCCCCTGGCGGGCTTTCCCCCCGGCTGCGCCTACCGCCGCGCCGCCGTCCGGGCCCTGGAGGCGGCGGGGATGCCTTTCCATTTCGCCTATACCAGCGCGTCCTATGAAAATGTCCGGGCCGCCGTGTCGGCCGGGCTCGGCATCGCCGCCCTGCCCGCCAGCGCCCTGGCTCCGGACCACGCCGTGCCCGCCGAGGGGCACGGGTTTCCGGCCCTGCCCATGGTCCGGCTGACCCTGGCCATCCGGCCGGACAGCCCGACAGCCCGGGGATTTGCGGACCTGGCCTTTCCGTCGCAGTTCTCGTCCTGA